A single region of the Oenococcus kitaharae DSM 17330 genome encodes:
- the recG gene encoding ATP-dependent DNA helicase RecG, translating into MSLFDPITKLSGVGDKRAEALKQLGIENIEDLLTYYPFRYDDFETRLPSQTDDGQKVTFKGIVSSPPVLTHFGYHKSRLSFHLLIAHDNISVSFFNQPWLEERVEVEQEIAVFGTYDAIHASLAGQKIINLAENSLAAVYPSSQAIHAKTIQQLIQKAYSLYANQIEDLIPADLRQLYRLQPRKKQIHDMHFPNDAEEARLARRSAAFEEFFIFQMRLQLLKLSAQEHQGRAVNYDNQVLQDFVERLPYRLTDAQQKVLDEILQDLSAPIHMNRLLQGDVGSGKTIVAAIAMLAAYSAGFQAAIMVPTEILAQQHAINLSNLYESCGLHLRVELLTSGLKAAARRQILQDLQSGEIDIIVGTHALIQPDVHFHNLALAVVDEQHRFGVKQRAALREQGQNPDILAMTATPIPRTLAITAYGEMDVSIIDQLPSGRKRIVTRWVKSNQTDNVFQWVKKQMVAGAQVYVVTPLIEESETLDVQNALLVYDQLQTEMAPYHVALLHGRMSNEDKQQVISDFAANKTQLLVTTTVIEVGVDIKNATIMIILDADRFGLAQLHQLRGRVGRGDKQSYAILISDPKTQYGIDRMTAIESTTDGFQLAEKDLQLRGPGDMIGVKQAGLPEFNVGDPVHDLKMMEIAQQAAIEITRQPHWDSDKDHAGLVKYLSLTMYRYKDFD; encoded by the coding sequence GTGAGTCTTTTTGATCCAATTACAAAACTTTCTGGTGTTGGCGATAAACGCGCTGAGGCTTTGAAGCAATTAGGAATTGAAAACATTGAGGATCTGCTGACTTATTATCCCTTTCGCTATGATGACTTTGAGACACGTCTGCCCAGCCAAACGGATGATGGCCAAAAAGTTACTTTTAAGGGTATTGTCAGTTCACCCCCGGTCTTGACACATTTTGGTTATCATAAATCCCGGCTCTCATTCCACTTGCTGATTGCCCATGATAATATTTCTGTTTCTTTTTTTAATCAGCCATGGTTGGAAGAACGTGTTGAAGTAGAGCAGGAAATCGCTGTTTTTGGGACCTATGATGCGATTCACGCATCGTTAGCCGGCCAAAAGATTATCAATTTGGCTGAGAATTCGTTGGCAGCTGTTTATCCTTCCAGCCAAGCGATTCATGCAAAAACAATTCAGCAGCTGATTCAAAAAGCTTACAGTCTCTATGCCAACCAAATTGAAGATCTGATACCAGCTGATTTACGTCAGCTATATCGTTTGCAGCCTCGGAAAAAACAGATTCACGATATGCATTTTCCAAATGATGCCGAGGAGGCTCGTCTGGCACGCCGTTCTGCTGCTTTTGAGGAGTTCTTTATTTTTCAAATGCGTCTGCAGCTTTTGAAGTTATCTGCTCAGGAACACCAAGGACGAGCAGTCAATTATGATAACCAAGTCCTACAGGATTTTGTTGAGCGGCTGCCATATCGCCTGACTGATGCTCAACAGAAAGTGCTGGACGAAATTCTTCAGGATTTAAGCGCACCGATTCATATGAATCGCCTGCTGCAGGGGGATGTCGGGTCTGGTAAAACGATTGTGGCCGCTATTGCGATGCTGGCTGCCTATAGCGCTGGTTTTCAAGCTGCGATTATGGTGCCGACCGAAATTTTGGCCCAGCAGCATGCCATTAATTTGAGCAATTTATATGAATCCTGCGGCCTGCATTTACGTGTTGAGCTACTCACGTCTGGATTAAAGGCAGCTGCCCGCCGACAGATCCTGCAGGATCTGCAATCTGGCGAGATTGATATTATTGTGGGTACTCACGCTCTGATTCAGCCAGACGTGCATTTCCATAACTTGGCTTTAGCTGTTGTTGATGAACAGCACCGATTCGGTGTCAAGCAGCGTGCAGCTTTACGGGAACAGGGACAGAATCCGGATATTCTAGCCATGACCGCCACGCCCATTCCACGCACTTTGGCCATCACAGCTTATGGCGAGATGGATGTTTCAATAATTGATCAGCTGCCAAGCGGCCGGAAGCGTATTGTCACACGATGGGTTAAATCCAATCAAACTGATAATGTTTTTCAATGGGTTAAAAAGCAAATGGTTGCTGGTGCACAAGTCTATGTGGTGACGCCTTTAATTGAAGAATCGGAGACGCTGGACGTACAAAATGCTTTATTGGTTTATGATCAGCTGCAGACAGAAATGGCACCTTATCATGTGGCTTTATTGCACGGCCGTATGTCAAATGAGGATAAACAGCAAGTGATTTCAGATTTTGCTGCTAATAAGACACAATTACTGGTTACAACAACGGTCATTGAAGTGGGTGTAGACATTAAAAACGCGACCATTATGATTATCTTGGATGCGGATCGTTTCGGACTGGCGCAGCTGCACCAATTACGCGGTCGAGTCGGACGAGGTGATAAGCAGTCCTATGCGATTTTGATTTCCGATCCCAAGACGCAGTATGGGATTGATCGGATGACAGCCATCGAGTCCACGACAGATGGTTTTCAATTAGCTGAAAAAGATTTACAATTACGCGGTCCCGGCGATATGATCGGTGTCAAACAAGCTGGTCTGCCGGAATTCAATGTAGGCGATCCGGTGCATGATTTAAAAATGATGGAGATCGCTCAGCAAGCCGCAATCGAGATTACGAGGCAGCCGCACTGGGATTCTGACAAAGACCATGCCGGACTGGTAAAATATTTGTCGTTGACTATGTATCGATATAAGGACTTTGACTAA
- the plsX gene encoding phosphate acyltransferase PlsX, producing the protein MSKLYTIAIDAMGGDNAPEEIVKGALIARDRYDNLQLDLYGDKGRILEIIGDSDQNRLTIINTTESIEMGEEPVKAVRRKKDSSMVVAANAVKDGKADALFSAGNTGALLASGIFIVGRIDGIQRPGLLTVMPSVDDPQRSWVFMDVGANAEVKAPYLVQFAVLGDFYATHVLKRPNPEVRLLNNGAEEDKGDKIHIEAHQLLKHVKELNFTGNIESRELLNGHADVVVADGFSGNAALKAIEGTALTMFAGLKNVLVHSGLKTKIGAALVKPALKKFASVLDYNNAGGAVIAGLKAPVVKTHGSAKAKAVANTIGQIKTILEVNLVADITKYVQENKDQFEVHVEEK; encoded by the coding sequence ATGAGTAAATTATATACAATTGCGATCGACGCAATGGGGGGCGACAACGCTCCTGAAGAAATTGTGAAGGGCGCTTTAATCGCTAGAGACCGGTATGATAATCTGCAATTGGATCTATATGGGGATAAAGGCCGGATTCTAGAGATTATTGGCGATAGTGATCAAAACAGGCTGACAATCATCAATACCACTGAGAGCATTGAAATGGGCGAAGAGCCAGTTAAGGCAGTTCGCCGGAAGAAAGATTCTTCGATGGTCGTGGCTGCTAATGCAGTTAAAGACGGCAAAGCGGATGCACTGTTTTCAGCTGGTAATACCGGTGCCTTGCTTGCGAGCGGCATTTTTATTGTTGGCCGGATTGATGGCATTCAACGACCTGGTTTGTTGACTGTGATGCCTTCTGTGGATGATCCGCAGCGTTCATGGGTGTTTATGGATGTTGGTGCTAACGCTGAAGTAAAAGCACCGTACTTGGTGCAGTTTGCCGTTTTGGGTGATTTCTATGCCACACATGTCTTAAAACGCCCGAACCCTGAGGTCAGACTTTTGAATAATGGCGCTGAAGAAGATAAGGGCGATAAGATTCATATTGAAGCGCACCAACTATTAAAGCATGTCAAAGAATTGAATTTTACCGGCAATATTGAAAGTCGTGAATTATTAAACGGTCACGCCGATGTTGTTGTGGCTGACGGTTTTTCTGGCAATGCAGCACTTAAAGCGATTGAAGGGACGGCTTTAACGATGTTTGCCGGGCTGAAAAATGTCTTGGTTCACAGCGGTTTAAAGACTAAAATCGGGGCCGCACTGGTCAAGCCGGCACTGAAAAAATTCGCTTCTGTTCTGGATTATAATAATGCTGGGGGTGCGGTTATTGCTGGTTTAAAAGCACCAGTGGTTAAAACGCATGGTTCAGCCAAAGCAAAGGCTGTCGCAAATACGATTGGTCAAATTAAAACGATTCTTGAGGTTAATTTGGTGGCGGATATCACGAAATATGTTCAGGAAAATAAAGACCAGTTCGAAGTTCATGTGGAGGAAAAATGA
- the acpP gene encoding acyl carrier protein, with protein MTKEEIAAQLTKEVSTRFNLPESKITPDLDFTKDVDADSIDFVELVMELEDKYDIEISDDDAAKLITFQSTVDYLYDHVSKRS; from the coding sequence ATGACAAAAGAAGAAATTGCTGCTCAGTTAACAAAAGAAGTATCAACACGTTTTAATTTACCGGAATCCAAAATCACACCAGATTTGGATTTTACAAAAGATGTCGATGCCGATTCGATTGATTTTGTCGAATTAGTCATGGAATTAGAAGACAAGTACGATATTGAGATTTCTGACGATGATGCAGCCAAATTGATTACCTTTCAGTCAACAGTTGATTATTTGTACGATCACGTGAGTAAAAGATCATAA
- the rnc gene encoding ribonuclease III, giving the protein MASIQESIKKDFGIEFSDQKLLLEAFTQGNYLNEHPEEGGRDYQRLEFLGDSVMQLIVADYLFTRYPDWEEGQLTEMRIAMVQSKSFSHFARLAHFDRYIRLGKGEELSGARNRDGLLEDIWEAFVGALYKDQGAKAVFDFLNQIFFPAVDAGFFEEFIDYKSKLQELLQRDGSVDIEYKVVKEDLSDAQKPHFEVAVFVDGQPLGSGSGRSIKIAEKKAAKVAYGDVLPK; this is encoded by the coding sequence ATGGCTAGTATTCAAGAATCGATTAAAAAAGACTTCGGAATTGAGTTTTCCGATCAAAAATTATTATTAGAAGCCTTCACACAAGGCAATTATCTCAATGAGCATCCTGAGGAAGGAGGGCGTGATTATCAAAGACTCGAGTTTTTGGGCGACTCTGTCATGCAGCTGATTGTGGCTGATTATTTATTTACGCGTTATCCGGATTGGGAAGAGGGCCAATTGACCGAGATGCGTATTGCGATGGTCCAAAGCAAGTCTTTTTCACATTTTGCCAGACTGGCTCATTTTGACCGTTATATTAGATTGGGCAAAGGCGAAGAGCTGTCCGGTGCGCGTAATCGTGATGGTTTATTGGAGGATATTTGGGAGGCTTTTGTAGGTGCTTTGTATAAAGACCAAGGTGCGAAAGCTGTTTTTGATTTTTTGAATCAGATTTTTTTCCCAGCTGTCGATGCAGGGTTTTTTGAAGAGTTCATCGATTATAAGTCCAAATTACAGGAACTATTGCAAAGAGACGGTTCTGTCGATATCGAATACAAAGTGGTCAAAGAAGATTTGTCTGACGCACAAAAGCCGCACTTTGAGGTTGCTGTCTTTGTAGACGGTCAGCCATTGGGTTCTGGTTCGGGCCGGTCAATTAAAATTGCTGAGAAAAAAGCGGCTAAAGTGGCCTATGGGGATGTTCTTCCGAAATGA
- the smc gene encoding chromosome segregation protein SMC, with amino-acid sequence MRLKSLEINGFKSFADKTVIDFMPGMTGIVGPNGSGKSNIIEAIRWVMGEQSAKGLRGSTMSDVIFGGSKNRRALGRAMVTMTIDNSDHFLHTDFDEVQVSRRLYRDGQAEYLINGVKSRLKDITDLFVDTGLGRESFSIINQGKVEEIFNAKAEDRRAIIEDVAGVFKYKQNKLKSQNELAQTQENLARLLDIVKEISDRLQPLKDQAAEAEAFLALRKQFDQLNLVKLVRSRAELSQKEKQFTDDLQQLLLKIQKQEEALKDQDQQQTDTNLRTNGLDHDLLELNRTIETLTQRYEHAIGQHQLQEQKIASLTQNKQNLDEDGVKNTQRLAQLDHQIDGLRTDTAKLQEQLIQAQDAVHNISQELADSGDLTAQDQLENTRSQYLQSMQDAATLSNQLTNLDRDQMRMTSRLDSLNLNRQQVMKEIAEKKQAVNQGKQQDDDQNSDLEAQSQQAQKALNEKKTHLSTLNQKHSDLVSQYNQVRVRVESLQNANENLDLYVGVRNLLNSRNQFPGLFGTVAELIKVAPAYALAIETALGAGLQNIVVDTQETAKNAISFLTERRLGRVTFLPIETIKARCLPENLLQRLDGESEYVGLAADLIERDHQFSAIIENLLGTTVIAENLPAAFRLSKAANQRCRIVTLDGHVVNAGGSITGGANRHQSGLLSKRAELDRLSAQLDQIKQQGIQANQDVLTEQREIAAAEAAFVKLRNQLLADKERLQLQSAQKGLLEESLQQMAKQLKANQLEEDTLKTDLSQAKQNRQSAAVRLQKLQQTNDQLRLTIHRLTDNLADAQSSAHQQNDRLASAREQLAAFKVQKQADEKRLKELDDERVLLIQEQNQQAAKSQTLDQQLQQLQRQIQLSSDAGQASQALKEANDKREQLLVEQSDLKQQADVLRKAISEQQQQLRHLLDQKNQLDSKKSAVVSRLTELDQQLQDLGNPDIDHLDLHSDESLADISRQSAALKEELAKHNSVNLAAIDELKSVQDRYDFLISQRDDLIKASENLQTVMDDIDREVVRRFKKTFDAVAEQFKTTFSELFGGGQGSLELDNPKDLLTSGIEIRVQPPGKKLQRLSLLSGGEKALTAIALLLAILIVHPVPFAILDETEAALDEANVDNFGRFLKDFSNKTQFIVITHRKGTMRYANVLYGVTMQEPGVSTMVSVDLEQAKAALEG; translated from the coding sequence ATGAGACTCAAGTCGCTGGAAATTAATGGTTTTAAATCTTTTGCTGATAAAACAGTCATTGATTTCATGCCTGGCATGACCGGTATTGTCGGTCCAAACGGCTCGGGAAAGTCCAATATCATTGAGGCCATCCGTTGGGTAATGGGCGAACAATCTGCAAAGGGATTGCGCGGCAGCACGATGTCTGATGTCATTTTCGGCGGTTCAAAAAATCGCCGAGCACTCGGCCGCGCTATGGTCACGATGACGATTGATAATTCGGATCATTTTTTACATACAGATTTTGATGAAGTACAGGTATCCCGGCGTCTATACCGCGATGGCCAAGCCGAATATTTAATTAATGGGGTTAAATCTCGTTTAAAAGACATTACGGATTTATTTGTTGATACAGGATTGGGTCGGGAATCGTTTTCGATTATCAACCAAGGCAAAGTAGAAGAAATTTTTAATGCCAAAGCTGAGGACCGACGAGCGATTATCGAAGATGTCGCTGGTGTTTTTAAATACAAGCAGAATAAATTAAAAAGTCAGAATGAGTTAGCACAAACACAGGAAAATCTGGCTCGTTTATTAGATATTGTTAAAGAGATTTCCGATCGTCTTCAACCCCTTAAGGATCAAGCTGCAGAGGCGGAGGCTTTTTTGGCGCTTCGCAAACAGTTCGACCAGCTTAATTTGGTTAAATTAGTTCGCAGCCGGGCAGAATTGTCGCAAAAAGAAAAGCAGTTTACAGATGATTTGCAGCAACTCTTGCTTAAAATTCAGAAACAGGAAGAAGCTCTCAAGGATCAAGACCAGCAACAGACGGACACGAATTTACGTACCAATGGCTTGGATCATGATTTATTAGAATTGAACCGTACGATTGAGACTTTGACCCAGCGCTATGAGCATGCTATCGGGCAGCATCAGCTTCAAGAACAAAAAATCGCTTCTTTGACACAGAATAAGCAGAATCTTGATGAAGACGGGGTCAAGAACACGCAGCGCCTAGCACAGCTGGACCATCAAATTGATGGTTTGCGCACCGATACCGCTAAACTGCAGGAGCAATTGATTCAGGCTCAGGATGCTGTCCATAATATCAGCCAGGAATTAGCCGATAGCGGGGATTTAACGGCTCAGGATCAATTGGAAAATACGCGCAGCCAGTATCTGCAATCTATGCAGGATGCTGCTACATTGTCCAATCAGCTGACCAATTTAGATCGGGATCAGATGCGTATGACTTCTCGACTGGATAGCTTAAACCTTAACCGCCAGCAGGTAATGAAAGAAATTGCTGAAAAAAAACAGGCTGTTAATCAAGGCAAACAGCAGGATGATGATCAGAATTCGGATTTAGAAGCTCAGTCTCAACAGGCGCAAAAAGCGTTAAATGAGAAAAAAACTCACTTATCGACATTAAATCAAAAGCATAGTGATTTGGTTAGCCAATATAATCAGGTGCGTGTACGGGTGGAATCGCTACAAAATGCCAATGAAAATTTGGATTTGTACGTAGGCGTTCGGAATTTATTAAATAGTCGTAACCAATTTCCTGGATTGTTCGGAACTGTTGCTGAATTGATTAAAGTTGCGCCGGCATACGCACTTGCCATTGAGACGGCACTGGGCGCAGGCTTACAGAACATCGTGGTTGATACACAGGAAACGGCAAAAAACGCGATCAGCTTTTTGACTGAACGTCGTTTGGGCCGCGTCACTTTCCTACCGATTGAGACGATTAAAGCGCGTTGTCTGCCTGAAAATCTTTTACAGCGTCTAGACGGTGAATCCGAGTATGTTGGCCTGGCTGCCGACCTAATTGAACGCGATCATCAATTTTCAGCTATTATTGAAAATTTACTAGGGACAACAGTTATTGCCGAGAACCTACCAGCTGCCTTTCGTCTTTCAAAGGCGGCTAACCAACGCTGCCGGATTGTCACACTTGATGGACATGTGGTTAACGCCGGCGGATCAATTACCGGTGGTGCCAATCGCCATCAAAGCGGATTATTGTCTAAAAGAGCTGAGCTGGACCGTTTATCAGCGCAATTAGACCAAATTAAACAGCAGGGCATTCAAGCTAATCAGGATGTGCTGACAGAGCAGCGCGAAATTGCGGCAGCAGAAGCAGCCTTTGTTAAATTACGCAACCAGCTGTTAGCGGATAAAGAACGTTTGCAGCTTCAAAGTGCTCAGAAGGGTTTACTTGAAGAATCGCTTCAGCAAATGGCTAAGCAGTTAAAAGCTAATCAGCTAGAAGAAGATACCTTGAAGACGGATTTATCCCAAGCCAAACAAAATCGGCAATCGGCCGCGGTTCGTTTGCAAAAATTGCAGCAGACAAATGATCAGCTGCGTCTGACGATTCATCGTTTAACAGATAATCTGGCTGATGCACAATCTTCGGCACACCAGCAAAATGATCGTCTGGCTTCTGCCAGAGAACAACTGGCTGCCTTTAAAGTACAGAAACAGGCCGATGAGAAACGTCTTAAAGAACTTGATGATGAGCGTGTACTGCTTATTCAAGAACAGAACCAGCAGGCAGCTAAAAGCCAAACACTTGATCAGCAGCTGCAGCAGCTTCAAAGACAGATACAGCTCTCTTCGGACGCTGGCCAAGCTTCACAAGCCTTAAAAGAAGCTAATGACAAACGTGAACAGCTTCTTGTCGAACAGTCTGATTTAAAGCAGCAGGCCGATGTGCTGAGAAAGGCTATTTCTGAGCAGCAGCAGCAATTGCGGCATCTATTAGATCAAAAAAATCAGCTTGATTCCAAAAAATCAGCTGTCGTTAGTCGTTTGACTGAGCTAGACCAGCAGTTGCAGGATTTAGGAAATCCAGATATTGATCACTTGGATTTGCATTCCGATGAAAGTCTGGCTGATATTAGCCGCCAGTCAGCCGCTTTGAAGGAGGAATTAGCTAAACATAATAGTGTGAACTTAGCCGCCATTGATGAACTTAAAAGTGTTCAAGACCGTTACGATTTTCTGATCAGCCAGCGTGATGATCTGATCAAGGCTTCTGAGAATCTGCAGACCGTGATGGATGATATTGACCGAGAAGTGGTTCGACGCTTTAAAAAAACTTTCGATGCAGTTGCAGAACAATTTAAGACGACTTTTTCTGAATTATTCGGCGGCGGCCAGGGCAGCTTGGAATTAGACAACCCGAAAGATCTTCTGACGAGTGGTATCGAAATTCGCGTTCAGCCGCCTGGAAAAAAACTGCAGCGTTTGTCCCTACTTTCTGGCGGTGAAAAAGCACTCACGGCCATTGCACTGCTGCTGGCGATTTTAATTGTTCACCCAGTACCTTTTGCGATTTTAGATGAGACAGAAGCGGCTTTGGATGAAGCAAATGTCGACAATTTCGGCCGTTTTCTGAAGGATTTTTCTAATAAGACGCAGTTTATCGTGATTACGCATCGTAAAGGCACAATGCGTTACGCTAATGTATTATATGGAGTGACAATGCAGGAACCGGGTGTTTCGACAATGGTTTCTGTGGATTTAGAACAAGCCAAAGCTGCATTGGAGGGCTGA
- the ftsY gene encoding signal recognition particle-docking protein FtsY codes for MSLFDRLLGRKKDEETPQKTFLGKVKDALAPLSADEDQTLAENKPASTPQKPAESDSASSEDHYEAGLTKTRSSFAEKFQLLMANFRAVDENFFDELEETLIAADVGFEIALKISDELQDEVRLKNATSKKEVQETIIEKLVDVYDQAGNGEDNSMHMAAAGNPSVFLFVGVNGVGKTTTIGKMAQLYRQQSKKVLLAAADTFRAGATEQLVEWAKRDQVDVVTGKEKSDPAAVVFDAVKRAVDQHYDILFVDTAGRLQNNENLMRELEKMKKTITRQLPEAPQEVLLVLDATTGQNALQQARLFKDSTDVTGLVLTKLDGTAKGGIVLAIRQELHLPVKWVGLGEKVTDLAPFDADQFVYGLFKDLI; via the coding sequence ATGAGTTTATTTGACCGCTTATTAGGACGAAAAAAAGACGAAGAAACCCCGCAGAAGACCTTTTTAGGTAAAGTTAAAGATGCTTTGGCGCCTTTATCGGCTGATGAAGATCAGACCTTAGCAGAGAACAAACCAGCTTCGACGCCGCAAAAGCCCGCAGAATCTGATTCTGCCAGCAGCGAAGATCATTACGAAGCTGGTTTAACCAAAACACGGTCAAGTTTTGCTGAAAAATTCCAGTTGTTAATGGCCAATTTCCGCGCCGTCGATGAAAATTTCTTTGATGAGTTGGAGGAGACTTTGATTGCGGCTGATGTCGGTTTCGAAATTGCCTTAAAAATATCAGATGAACTCCAAGATGAAGTGCGTTTGAAAAACGCGACCAGCAAAAAAGAAGTTCAAGAAACGATCATTGAAAAATTGGTCGACGTTTATGACCAAGCCGGCAATGGTGAAGATAACAGTATGCACATGGCTGCCGCTGGTAATCCTTCGGTCTTCTTATTTGTCGGCGTCAACGGCGTTGGTAAGACAACTACGATTGGCAAAATGGCTCAATTGTACCGTCAGCAAAGCAAAAAAGTCTTATTGGCCGCTGCTGATACCTTCAGAGCTGGCGCGACCGAGCAATTAGTTGAATGGGCAAAACGTGATCAAGTCGATGTTGTGACGGGAAAAGAAAAATCCGATCCAGCTGCTGTGGTATTCGACGCTGTTAAACGAGCTGTTGACCAGCACTATGATATCTTATTCGTGGATACAGCCGGTCGTTTGCAAAATAACGAAAACTTGATGCGTGAATTGGAAAAGATGAAAAAAACGATCACGCGCCAGCTGCCGGAAGCCCCGCAAGAGGTATTGCTGGTCTTGGACGCGACGACTGGTCAGAATGCCTTGCAGCAGGCGCGCCTTTTCAAAGATTCGACTGACGTGACCGGCTTGGTGCTGACTAAATTAGACGGCACGGCTAAAGGTGGTATTGTTTTAGCTATCCGACAGGAATTGCATTTACCGGTCAAATGGGTCGGTTTGGGTGAAAAAGTCACAGATTTAGCGCCCTTTGATGCTGATCAATTCGTTTATGGTTTATTTAAGGATTTAATTTAA
- the ylxM gene encoding YlxM family DNA-binding protein — MKLAEKQLSTELLAFYGPLLSDKQQDGLQAFLIDDLSVSEIAENDEISRQAVFDQLKRALDSLQEFESKLHLRENYLARRKIETQLQEKFDPRLLTTLIDLEEK; from the coding sequence TTGAAATTAGCGGAAAAACAATTATCAACAGAACTGTTAGCTTTTTATGGCCCTTTGTTGTCCGATAAACAACAGGACGGCCTGCAGGCATTTTTAATTGATGATTTAAGCGTGTCGGAAATTGCTGAAAACGACGAAATCAGCCGCCAGGCGGTGTTTGATCAGTTAAAACGCGCGCTTGATAGCCTGCAGGAATTTGAATCTAAGCTGCACTTAAGAGAAAATTATCTTGCACGCAGAAAAATCGAAACACAGCTGCAAGAAAAATTTGATCCGCGTTTACTAACTACTTTAATTGATTTGGAAGAAAAATAA
- the ffh gene encoding signal recognition particle protein, giving the protein MAFENLTSRIQTAMKNLSGKGKVSEGDLDETLREIRLALLEADVNLKIARSFIAQVREKALGAKVLEGLNPSEQIIKIVNDQLTDMMGAQAVPLNKSPKIPTVIMMAGLQGAGKTTTVAKLANKLKNDNHARPLLIAADVYRPAAIEQLQTLGRQLSIPVFDQGTDVDPRQIVKDGLKQADQEKNDYVFIDTAGRLQIDELLMQELKDIEKIAKPDEILLTVDAMTGQNATETAQGFNDALGITGVVLTKLDGDTRGGAALSIREVTGKPIKFVGEGEKVTDLDVFYPDRMASRILGMGDILSLIEKTQKDVDAKQAAAQLQKLQENSFDFNDFLDQLKQVQNMGPMEDMLKMIPGMANNAALAQVQVGPKDFAHMEAIVYSMTPAERLDPELLSPARRRRIAAGSGRPVIDVNKMIKQFKQMRQMMYKFTNGKGGLPAGMEDMLSGVDPSALGADPAQMGGMMPSFPNQGGFGGKVADFAMKRAFKKIQKAKKKRNKRRK; this is encoded by the coding sequence ATGGCATTTGAGAATCTAACATCCAGAATTCAAACAGCAATGAAGAACCTGTCCGGCAAGGGCAAAGTTTCTGAAGGCGATCTTGATGAGACCTTACGAGAAATTCGTCTGGCTTTATTAGAGGCCGACGTTAATTTAAAAATTGCCCGCAGTTTTATTGCTCAGGTACGAGAGAAGGCTTTAGGGGCCAAGGTTCTTGAGGGTTTAAATCCGTCAGAACAGATCATTAAAATTGTTAACGACCAACTGACTGATATGATGGGTGCTCAAGCGGTGCCTCTGAATAAGTCGCCAAAGATTCCAACGGTGATTATGATGGCTGGGCTGCAAGGTGCTGGTAAGACGACAACTGTTGCTAAGCTGGCTAATAAGTTGAAAAACGACAACCATGCTCGTCCACTATTAATTGCGGCCGACGTTTACCGTCCAGCTGCGATTGAACAGTTACAGACTTTGGGTCGCCAGCTGTCAATCCCTGTTTTTGATCAGGGTACTGACGTTGATCCGCGTCAGATTGTCAAGGATGGTTTAAAACAAGCTGATCAAGAAAAAAATGATTATGTTTTCATTGATACGGCTGGGCGTCTGCAAATCGATGAACTTTTGATGCAGGAATTAAAAGACATCGAAAAAATTGCCAAACCTGACGAAATCCTGCTGACTGTCGATGCCATGACCGGACAGAACGCGACCGAGACAGCTCAGGGCTTTAATGATGCTTTGGGTATTACGGGTGTCGTTTTGACCAAGCTGGATGGCGATACACGTGGTGGCGCTGCGTTGTCGATTCGTGAAGTCACTGGTAAGCCAATTAAGTTCGTCGGTGAAGGCGAAAAAGTGACTGATCTGGATGTTTTCTATCCTGATCGTATGGCCAGCCGAATTCTGGGCATGGGCGATATCCTTTCTCTGATCGAGAAAACACAAAAAGATGTTGATGCAAAACAAGCAGCGGCGCAACTACAAAAGCTGCAGGAAAACAGTTTTGATTTCAATGACTTTTTAGATCAGCTCAAACAGGTTCAGAACATGGGCCCAATGGAAGACATGCTGAAAATGATTCCTGGTATGGCCAATAATGCGGCTTTGGCGCAAGTTCAAGTTGGTCCCAAAGACTTCGCTCACATGGAAGCGATTGTTTATTCGATGACACCGGCCGAAAGATTGGACCCGGAACTGCTATCACCGGCACGCCGCCGCCGGATTGCTGCAGGATCTGGACGGCCTGTGATTGATGTCAATAAAATGATCAAGCAGTTTAAACAAATGCGGCAGATGATGTATAAGTTCACGAATGGCAAAGGCGGATTGCCTGCCGGCATGGAAGATATGCTTTCGGGCGTTGATCCCAGTGCGTTAGGTGCTGATCCAGCACAAATGGGCGGTATGATGCCGAGTTTTCCTAACCAGGGCGGGTTTGGTGGTAAAGTCGCCGATTTCGCCATGAAGCGTGCCTTTAAAAAAATTCAAAAAGCTAAGAAAAAGCGAAATAAAAGACGCAAATGA